The genomic stretch ACCTCTGCTGTCCATGTTGCTGCGCATTCTGTCTTCTAAAACCTGCAGCCCCACCAGTACTCCTCCCTCGTCCCTGCCATTTTCCACCCTGTTGccattgctgctgctgttggttGTCGGCTCCCTTTCTCCCGCCCTGCTGTCCCTGTTTCCACCCAGTTGTTACGTTCTGAGCTCGCCCTCTGCCTGCACCTCGTTGCCACCGCCTTCCGGTGCCACGTTGTTGTCctttctgttgctgttgcttttGGTTGGTTTGGTCTTGAGTGGAAATTCGACGTTTAGTAAATTGTTGTTGACGTGCTGATTTTGTTGCCGCTTGCTGTTGGTTTCTCTGTTGCTgacgttgctgttgttgccTGCCTTGGCCTCTTCCTTGTTTCACCTAAAATGATgagagtacacacacacacacacacacacacacacacacacacacacacacacacacacacacacactgacacccacccacgctgacacacacccacactgacacacacacacacacactgacacccacccacacactgacacacccacacacactgacacacacacacacacactgacacacacacacacacacacacacacacacacacacacacacacaaacacacacacaaacacacacacaaacacacacacacacacacacacacacacacacacacacacacacacacacgcacgcacaaataTTGGCGCGATacaatattgatatcaatcaaccCAACAACATTGACAGAATTCCAAATCTCGCTTTCATACCGGCTGTCTTCTTGCCTGCTGACCGCCCGTTCCAGGTCGCCTAGCATTTACTCTCACGCCCGCACCCGCAGCCCCACGTCCCcttcctcttcctcgtccTTTTCTCTCCATTTTTATAATTTCGTCTTCACACGGCAAACGACACAACCGTTTACAACAGTACCAAACTTTCCAAGATCCTCTCACCTAGAGACATGTCCACCTTCTTCTCCGACTGACGTCGAGCCTTCGAATCCATCGCAATCAATCCTAATGTTGTTCAACTGcttaatatcaatatttaaATGTCCCGTATATTAAGATGTCCAGCGTTGCGTTTAGATTCTTTTCTGAGACTGTGAGACAGTTGGCGCGATCTCTTGCTGAAATAGGTGATCTAGAATGGAAAAAGGTAAAAATTTTGGATCTTAATTAGTGTTGGTTGAGTGgcaatggtcacgtgactttgtgCGTCGTTTGCTGCTAAGGTGGAGCCTCTGCTGCGTTTGTGTCCTACTCTGACTACTTCTGATTGTTTGATACTAACGTATAGAAGTCGAGAAGCCGTGTTGGGGCTTCTACTGTTTCTCAGCGAATCGGAATTGAAGGTGagtgatcacgtgactacagAATACagttttaaaattaatttttatttataagtttaatttaaattaattaaaatttaagtGCTGTCTACACTGGCAACTGCATCTCGATCCGACTGCAAAAGTTACATCCAAACGATCCTTATCGATCGCGATttgttgaatccaattatgaagagtgggcgttacctttaCGTGCgctacacacgcacacacacacacacaccactgacacacacacacacacacacacacacacacacacacacacacacacacagtgtgcAGTAGGGACATCTAACCCTCATCAGTCGTCTTTGTTCTTGCTCAATTTCAATTGCTTTATGTCGCTGTATCAATACTTTtgacaagcaaagaacccacacatacacattggctttcttaattaagctataacagtcacgtgataccgaaGAGAGGCGGAGATATCGTTTCAAGAGTGAAATGTGGATGCTTACTATATCGATCGGATCGCAATCAGATTGCGATCCATTTTTGGTCTGGTATGGACACGGCTTAGTTTTGCAGTAACTCCATGAATTGTAATTATGTGAATTACCGATtactatttgtctgtctgtttgtctctctgtctgtctgtctgtctgtctgtttgtctgtctgtgtgtctgtttagctatctgtttgtctgtgtgtctgtttgtctgtctagataGTATCTAATGGTTCATTGTTAGTTTCTGTGCCACATCTGTATGTGATGGCAGGGGCCACAGATATGCTCATGCATTTATGGAAGAGTaaaacactgtctgtctgtttatctgtctgtctgtttatctgtctgtctgtctgtttagctatctgtttgtctgtctgcccgcctttttgtttgtctgtctatctgtttgtctgtttgtctgtctgtctgtcaatttcatttattgaaacacaaactctacgttacatttctaacactaaatacaagcaatctactgagtttAGCTTTAGTCTAgtgcaaactactttggtagtctctattgtgtattctcatcttcttctccagggaagacacgtgtcagcttgtggaggatgactctagcgttgcatcgttgtatcgtctgtctgtttgtctgtctgtttgtctgtctgtctgtttgtctgtctgtctgtctgtctgtttgtctgtctgtcttctgtctgtctgtgtgtctgtctgtttgtttagctatctgtttgtctgtctatctgtttgtctgtctgtctgtctgtctgtctatccgtctgtctgtctgtctgtccgtctgtttgtctgtctgtctgtttgtctgtctgtttgtttgtctgtctgtctgtctgtttgtttgtctgtctgtctgtcttctgtctgtctgtcttctgtctgtctgtgtgtctgtctgtttatctgtctctgtctagaTTCATGCAAAcatatacattaatttaataagTTTAATTGACAGCAATTTtgtattatgtgtgtgtgattgtgattgTCACTACTCAACACACATAACATACTTTTGAAATTCGATATATTCTCTGTATCATGCATCCAGTGCATGTAGTGCTGGGTGTGTATGATATTTCATGCATTCTTTACTAGAACTAGATGTTTTGAACAACTTCAACTGTAGGATATCTTGTGATTGTGTTGGACCTTTAAAGCCTCTTTTTGATGCAGCATAAGGAGAAGTTGGTTCCATATTTGCTTGATTTTCTAAAGTCTTTGCCGTCAGCTCGTTGGGTGCATTTATGCAGCAATTCTGCTAAGTCTGGTAAAGTTGTTGGTTTTGTAGTGACggcaattgtgtgtttgtttgcttgtggtTGGACTGTTTTTTTTATTAGTATGcttatctttttgtttgtaggtgtttctttgtctatcttagtttgtctgtttgtctgtgtgttgttctttgaagtttcatttgccatttgtccttctctctgtttgttcatccgtttagtctgtctgtccagctgtctgtttgtccattcttTTTTGTCCATCAATCCTtcagtctgtttctttgtccatccgtctctttctccatctgtctgtctgtttgtctctctgtctgtctgtctgtctgtctgtctgtctgtctatctgtctgtctgtctgtctctctgtctgtctgtctgtttgtctgtcaatactgtttgtcttgtctgtctgtcttgtctgtctgtctgtctgtctctctgtctctctgtcttctttctcgtctgtctgtctgtttatctctgtttgttggtgtgtttgtgtttttgtttttgttgccTATTTGTCTATGTGCTTATCTGTCATTGTAGTATTAATTGTTAGTGTCTCTGTCATGTGTTTGCATTACTAATCAAAGGCACACATTGCCATACAGGCCATTCTGATATTCAACACTTTGTCTTCCACTTGATCATCATGCTCTTACAATTAGCAACTCAGGATGTCTCAACACAAAACCAGGTTACTAGTACAATACAATGATTACTAGTAAATatcaacaataatataatttcTATTGTTTGCAATCAGATTCTCGTCTCCATTCTGAAGTTGCTCCAATCTCTTACAGAGATGGTCACAAACGAGACGTCTGTGACCAGAGGTTGTGCATCAGTGTcttctaataataataaaatattaaataatgaaaATTGCTAATAACAACTttagctatgagccataagaaacagtactttgtaaaagtcacgtgacttataccccattcacacgagcacagctCCAAACTGAGCCGAACTGAGCCAAACCAGCCTGGGCTAATGAAGCGAGCCAGCCCTTGTTCACACGACGTTCTGACAAAGTGAGCCAGCCGATTTTTAGTAGGCGTAACTCTTGGTGCGCACGCTAGATACAGACATCGTCTTGGAGCAAGCTGTCCGTGCGTACTTCTCGCTGGCACTAGAACAGTCTGTGGAAATCGAGGAGAAGTACCGAGCATAGATGTCGACATCGTCTTTGTTTTGACAGGCACTACAcaaccgaaccgaaccaaacCGTGCTGGCATGGCAACTTGAGGTGGGCCAACTCAGCACAGTTCGGTTCGGTTCGGCCGGCATTCACACGACGAACTGAAACCGAGCCAAACCGTGCCGTACCGTGCTGGCGCAGTTACaaatgctcgtgtgaatgggatATTACTGTACTCAAACATACGAGTTgactgacttccggtctgtggACTATGTCTATGTGTGGTGGACTGTCTGTCACactcaggaatgtgccactCCCTTAGTACCATTCAATCACTGAGCAGCATTTGTGATTTGTCATAGTCATACCTAGCAaccagttgatattaacacgGTGCCACGCCCTTAGTGCCATCCAATCACTGAgcagtatttgtgatttgtcatAGTCATACCTGGCAaccagttgatattaacacgGTGCCACGCCCTTAGTGCCATCCAATCACTGAgcagtatttgtgatttgCTATAGTCATACCTGGCAaccagttgatattaacacgGTGCCACGCCCTTAGTGCCATCCAATCATTGAgcagtatttgtgatttgCTATAGTCATACCTGGcaactagttgatattaacttggTGTCACGCCCATAGCACCATCCAATCACTGAGCAGTATTTGTGATTTTCATAGTCATACTTGGCAACCAGTTGATATTACACACAGTGCCTCAATATTGTTAATTTTGTggttatttttgttttgttgtgtagtgtttCATGTCCTCATGCCATCACTGCTTGGTGTTTGTGAAGCCATCGGCGTCAGCGGCAACAAAGACCAGTTTTTGAGTGTTCTGTCAGACGTTGGTGCATCAATTGAGTCAAGAAACGACACCCAGAGTTGTCTGAAATGGCAGTCAGTTGTGGTTGAGTCGATTTTTGAAGAGGTGTAGTTAGGTGTTGTGGTTATTTATGTATGAAGTGTGTCagactgtctgtcttgtttgtttgtgttttgtttgtttgtcaaatgtgttgttgtgtggttgtgtgtatgtttgtgtgtttactcagtttgttttgtctgtttgttcgttggtctgttgtgtttctatttgttgttattattttgttgctgtgtctgtctgtttatttgt from Corticium candelabrum chromosome 21, ooCorCand1.1, whole genome shotgun sequence encodes the following:
- the LOC134196709 gene encoding uncharacterized protein LOC134196709 isoform X1: MDSKARRQSEKKVDMSLDEIIKMERKGRGRGRGRGAAGAGVRVNARRPGTGGQQARRQPVKQGRGQGRQQQQRQQQRNQQQAATKSARQQQFTKRRISTQDQTNQKQQQQKGQQRGTGRRWQRGAGRGRAQNVTTGWKQGQQGGRKGADNQQQQQWQQGGKWQGRGRSTGGAAGFRRQNAQQHGQQSRAVGRGRGRGRGRGQKAPTNLTISFTNPNAKSNAEVALQRGRRQARRNQMQMKQPTGFVTVDAVNPFQVNRFQPTLFQSPMDVAGPFQTSPTAFATPTADQLPLKITIPVADLSGQSAAEALGQTTVPLSRRFMSSSAF
- the LOC134196709 gene encoding uncharacterized protein LOC134196709 isoform X2, giving the protein MDSKARRQSEKKVDMSLDEIIKMERKGRGRGRGRGAAGAGVRVNARRPGTGGQQARRQPVKQGRGQGRQQQQRQQQRNQQQAATKSARQQQFTKRRISTQDQTNQKQQQQKGQQRGTGRRWQRGAGRGRAQNVTTGWKQGQQGGRKGADNQQQQQWQQGGKWQGRGRSTGGAAGFRRQNAQQHGQQRAVGRGRGRGRGRGQKAPTNLTISFTNPNAKSNAEVALQRGRRQARRNQMQMKQPTGFVTVDAVNPFQVNRFQPTLFQSPMDVAGPFQTSPTAFATPTADQLPLKITIPVADLSGQSAAEALGQTTVPLSRRFMSSSAF